From Salvia splendens isolate huo1 chromosome 3, SspV2, whole genome shotgun sequence, a single genomic window includes:
- the LOC121795891 gene encoding mitogen-activated protein kinase 15-like isoform X2, whose product MQSDQRKKSDVDFFTEYGEGSRYKIEEVIGKGSYGVVCSAFDTHLGEKVAIKKINDIFEHVSDATRILREIKLLRLLRHPDIVEIKHILLPPSRREFKDIYVVFELMESDLHQVIKANDDLTPEHYQFFLYQLLRGLKYIHTANVFHRDLKPKNILANADCKLKICDFGLARVAFNDTPTAIFWTDYVATRWYRAPELCGSFFSKYTPAIDIWSIGCIFAELLTGKPLFPGKNVVHQLDLMTDLLGTPPPETIARIRNEKARRYLSSMRKKKPIPLSYKFPNADPLALCLLERMLAFDPKDRPSAEEALADPYFHNLARVEREPSAQPVTKMEFEFERRRITKEDVRELIYREILEYHPKMLKEFLEGAEPTGFMYPSAVDKFKKQFAYLEEHYGNGAAAPPERQHSSSLPRCRPGVLYSDHSNPAPAELANDLSKCSIEEAETRFPGQVPQNIQAARPGKVIGSVLRYNNCGATAASAETTEQRKVVRNPGIPAQYLVPGSSYPRKHPSCKNERGEDGPEGSNGMQPKPDLYIGRKVAAQGGNGSHWY is encoded by the exons ATGCAATCTGATCAACGGAAAAAG TCAGATGTAGATTTCTTCACAGAATATGGTGAAGGAAGCAGATATAAAATTGAGGAGGTTATTGGAAAAGGTAGCTATGGTGTTGTCTGCTCTGCTTTTGACACCCATCTAGGAGAGAAAGTTGCCATTAAGAAGATAAATGATATCTTCGAACATGTCTCCGATGCCACACGCATCCTTCGAGAAATTAAGCTTCTCAGGCTTCTTCGTCATCCAGACATTGTGGAAATCAAGCATATTTTGCTGCCTCCTTCTAGGAGGGAATTCAAGGACATATATGTAGTGTTTGAACTAATGGAATCGGATCTCCATCAGGTCATTAAAGCAAATGATGACTTGACTCCAGAACATTACCAGTTTTTTCTTTATCAGCTTCTTCGAGGCTTGAAATACATACATACAG CTAATGTGTTTCACCGAGACTTGAAGCCAAAGAATATCTTAGCCAATGCTGACTGCAAACTGAAGATCTGCGATTTTGGTCTTGCAAGGGTGGCTTTCAATGATACTCCCACAGCAATATTTTGGACA GATTATGTTGCAACAAGGTGGTATAGAGCTCCGGAATTGTGCGGGTCCTTTTTCTCCAAG TATACTCCTGCGATCGACATTTGGAGTATTGGTTGCATATTTGCAGAGCTTTTGACTGGAAAACCTCTATTTCCTGGGAAGAACGTTGTTCACCAATTAGACCTCATGACAGATCTTTTGGGAACCCCGCCTCCTGAAACCATTGCAAGG ATAAGAAACGAGAAGGCTCGACGTTACTTAAGTAGCATGAGGAAAAAGAAGCCAATCCCTTTATCCTACAAATTTCCGAATGCAGATCCCCTAGCTCTTTGCTTATTGGAAAGAATGCTGGCTTTTGATCCCAAGGACAGACCTTCTGCAGAAGAG GCTCTTGCAGATCCATACTTCCATAACTTAGCTAGAGTTGAGAGAGAACCTTCGGCACAACCGGTAACAAAAAtggaattcgaatttgaaaggCGAAGGATTACAAAGGAGGATGTTAGAGAGCTGATATACAGAGAGATTCTTGAATACCACCCAAAAATGTTGAAGGAATTCTTAGAGGGAGCTGAACCTACTGGCTTTATGTATCCTAG TGCTGTTGACAAATTCAAGAAGCAATTTGCATATCTCGAGGAGCATTATGGAAATGGAGCTGCCGCCCCACCCGAGAGACAACACTCGTCATCTTTGCCTCG GTGCAGGCCAGGTGTATTATATTCTGACCACTCAAACCCGGCGCCTGCTGAGCTCGCCAATGATCTCTCTAAATGTTCCATTGAAGAAGCTGAGACACGATTTCCTGGCCAAGTCCCTCAAAATATCCAAG CTGCAAGGCCCGGGAAGGTGATCGGTTCAGTTCTGCGTTACAATAATTGTGGAGCGACAGCAGCATCAGCAGAGACTACAGAACAGAGAAAAGTAGTTAGGAATCCTGGCATACCTGCTCAATATCTCGTACCCGGCTCATCTTACCCAAGGAAGCACCCGAGCTGTAAAAATGAAAGGGGTGAGGATGGCCCCGAAGGATCCAATGGGATGCAGCCCAAACCCGATCTATACATTGGTAGAAAAGTCGCTGCCCAAGGTGGAAATGGTAGCCACTGGTATTGA
- the LOC121795891 gene encoding mitogen-activated protein kinase 15-like isoform X1, which yields MQSDQRKKSDVDFFTEYGEGSRYKIEEVIGKGSYGVVCSAFDTHLGEKVAIKKINDIFEHVSDATRILREIKLLRLLRHPDIVEIKHILLPPSRREFKDIYVVFELMESDLHQVIKANDDLTPEHYQFFLYQLLRGLKYIHTANVFHRDLKPKNILANADCKLKICDFGLARVAFNDTPTAIFWTDYVATRWYRAPELCGSFFSKYTPAIDIWSIGCIFAELLTGKPLFPGKNVVHQLDLMTDLLGTPPPETIARIRNEKARRYLSSMRKKKPIPLSYKFPNADPLALCLLERMLAFDPKDRPSAEEALADPYFHNLARVEREPSAQPVTKMEFEFERRRITKEDVRELIYREILEYHPKMLKEFLEGAEPTGFMYPSAVDKFKKQFAYLEEHYGNGAAAPPERQHSSSLPRCRPGVLYSDHSNPAPAELANDLSKCSIEEAETRFPGQVPQNIQAGAAARPGKVIGSVLRYNNCGATAASAETTEQRKVVRNPGIPAQYLVPGSSYPRKHPSCKNERGEDGPEGSNGMQPKPDLYIGRKVAAQGGNGSHWY from the exons ATGCAATCTGATCAACGGAAAAAG TCAGATGTAGATTTCTTCACAGAATATGGTGAAGGAAGCAGATATAAAATTGAGGAGGTTATTGGAAAAGGTAGCTATGGTGTTGTCTGCTCTGCTTTTGACACCCATCTAGGAGAGAAAGTTGCCATTAAGAAGATAAATGATATCTTCGAACATGTCTCCGATGCCACACGCATCCTTCGAGAAATTAAGCTTCTCAGGCTTCTTCGTCATCCAGACATTGTGGAAATCAAGCATATTTTGCTGCCTCCTTCTAGGAGGGAATTCAAGGACATATATGTAGTGTTTGAACTAATGGAATCGGATCTCCATCAGGTCATTAAAGCAAATGATGACTTGACTCCAGAACATTACCAGTTTTTTCTTTATCAGCTTCTTCGAGGCTTGAAATACATACATACAG CTAATGTGTTTCACCGAGACTTGAAGCCAAAGAATATCTTAGCCAATGCTGACTGCAAACTGAAGATCTGCGATTTTGGTCTTGCAAGGGTGGCTTTCAATGATACTCCCACAGCAATATTTTGGACA GATTATGTTGCAACAAGGTGGTATAGAGCTCCGGAATTGTGCGGGTCCTTTTTCTCCAAG TATACTCCTGCGATCGACATTTGGAGTATTGGTTGCATATTTGCAGAGCTTTTGACTGGAAAACCTCTATTTCCTGGGAAGAACGTTGTTCACCAATTAGACCTCATGACAGATCTTTTGGGAACCCCGCCTCCTGAAACCATTGCAAGG ATAAGAAACGAGAAGGCTCGACGTTACTTAAGTAGCATGAGGAAAAAGAAGCCAATCCCTTTATCCTACAAATTTCCGAATGCAGATCCCCTAGCTCTTTGCTTATTGGAAAGAATGCTGGCTTTTGATCCCAAGGACAGACCTTCTGCAGAAGAG GCTCTTGCAGATCCATACTTCCATAACTTAGCTAGAGTTGAGAGAGAACCTTCGGCACAACCGGTAACAAAAAtggaattcgaatttgaaaggCGAAGGATTACAAAGGAGGATGTTAGAGAGCTGATATACAGAGAGATTCTTGAATACCACCCAAAAATGTTGAAGGAATTCTTAGAGGGAGCTGAACCTACTGGCTTTATGTATCCTAG TGCTGTTGACAAATTCAAGAAGCAATTTGCATATCTCGAGGAGCATTATGGAAATGGAGCTGCCGCCCCACCCGAGAGACAACACTCGTCATCTTTGCCTCG GTGCAGGCCAGGTGTATTATATTCTGACCACTCAAACCCGGCGCCTGCTGAGCTCGCCAATGATCTCTCTAAATGTTCCATTGAAGAAGCTGAGACACGATTTCCTGGCCAAGTCCCTCAAAATATCCAAG CCGGGGCAGCTGCAAGGCCCGGGAAGGTGATCGGTTCAGTTCTGCGTTACAATAATTGTGGAGCGACAGCAGCATCAGCAGAGACTACAGAACAGAGAAAAGTAGTTAGGAATCCTGGCATACCTGCTCAATATCTCGTACCCGGCTCATCTTACCCAAGGAAGCACCCGAGCTGTAAAAATGAAAGGGGTGAGGATGGCCCCGAAGGATCCAATGGGATGCAGCCCAAACCCGATCTATACATTGGTAGAAAAGTCGCTGCCCAAGGTGGAAATGGTAGCCACTGGTATTGA
- the LOC121795892 gene encoding uncharacterized protein LOC121795892 produces MEQLINFIIRPPRAEYNPKDDLLDQEFLLKGKWYQRKDLEVKNSRGDVLQCSHYMPIVPPEGSTLPCVIYCHGNSGCRTDASEAAVILLPSNITVFTLDFSGSGLSGGEHVTLGWNEKDDLKAVVDYLRADGNVSLIGLWGRSMGAVTSLMYGAEDPSIAGMVLDSPFSDLVDLMMELVDTYKVRLPKFTVKFAIQYMRKAIQKKAKFDIMELNTIKVAKSCFVPVLFGHAIEDDFIQPHHSDRVFDAYVGDKNIIKFEGDHNSPRPQFYFDSISIFFNNVLQPPEDEGGGRYFDLSNDYFTRGRWSTVQDVELSDELLGSPSGPPATSTEDAIRQLRSRRPMSATVVPADISSKDDQPDSEVESRSSDAQPSTSNMISLEFPRDSPHGSLVPGSIDDDEYVEYSLDMMADFPSNVEEEERMLMVAIFESLKGSKEPSSSVGSSSLPKPEPAPAPKDEAEGAILPQSHTSENQSSSEAEASKTCSPSDTQKADTSTVKNPTSKAGASPPKQGETSRPITSQIDAPSEDHRQSDGDMADRTKVTMEVEKNPTTNIIDGLLRRWDIFRNR; encoded by the exons ATGGAACAGCTCATCAACTTCATTATAAGACCGCCCAG AGCTGAATACAATCCAAAAGATGATTTGTTAGACCAAGAATTTTTGCTAAAAGGCAAGTGGTACCAGAGGAAAGATCTGGAG GTTAAAAATAGCCGAGGAGATGTTCTGCAATGTAGCCATTACATGCCCATTGTCCCTCCTGAAGGAAGTACACTACCCTGTGTAATCTATTGTCATGGAAATAG TGGCTGCCGTACAGATGCCAGCGAAGCTGCTGTTATATTGTTACCATCAAACATCACCGTTTTTACTCTGGACTTCTCTGGTTCTGGACTCTCTGGTGGGGAGCATGTTACTTTGGGTTGGAATGAA AAAGATGATCTCAAAGCTGTGGTTGATTACCTACGTGCAGATGGAAATGTTTCTTTGATTGGATTGTGGGGTCGCTCCATGGGTGCTGTTACTAG CTTGATGTATGGAGCCGAGGATCCTTCAATTGCAGGAATGGTTTTGGATAGCCCCTTCTCTGATTTGGTTGATTTGATGATGGAACTGGTTGATACATACAAAGTTCGGCTCCCCAAATTCACT GTTAAGTTTGCTATCCAGTATATGAGAAAAGCTATCCAGAAGAAGGCAAAATTCGACATTATGGAGCTAAACACAATTAAG GTTGCAAAATCTTGCTTTGTCCCGGTTCTGTTCGGCCATGCCATTGAAGATGATTTTATACAACCCCATCACTCTGATCGTGTTTTCGATGCTTATGTG GGGGACAAGAATATTATCAAGTTCGAGGGGGATCACAACTCTCCCCGACCTCAGTTTTATTTTGATTCTATAAGTATCTTTTTCAACAATGTATTACAACCACCCGAGGATGAAGGAGGAGGTAGATACTTCGACTTGAGTAATGACTATTTCACCAGG GGTAGATGGAGCACGGTCCAGGATGTGGAGCTTTCAGATGAATTATTGGGTTCACCTTCTG GTCCGCCAGCTACTAGCACTGAGGATGCCATCAGGCAACTTCGCTCCAGGAGACCTATGAGTGCAACCGTG GTTCCAGCAGATATCTCATCCAAAGATGATCAACCTGATTCGGAG GTGGAGAGTCGGAGCTCTGATGCTCAGCCATCGACTTCTAACATGATAAGCCTTGAATTCCCAAGAGATAGCCCTCATGGTTCTCTTGTACCTGGATCAATAGATGATGACGAATATGTCGAGTACTCTCTTGATATGATGGCAGATTTCCCGAGcaatgttgaagaagaagaaagg ATGTTGATGGTGGCCATATTCGAGTCGTTGAAGGGCTCAAAGGAACCATCATCAAGCGTTGGCAGCAGTTCTCTCCCTAAACCAGAACCAGCACCAGCACCAAAAGACGAAGCAGAAGGAGCAATATTACCACAATCGCATACTTCTGAAAATCAATCATCTTCCGAAGCAGAAGCTTCTAAAACTTGCTCTCCTAGTGACACGCAGAAAGCCGACACAAGCACAGTAAAGAACCCAACGAGCAAGGCTGGTGCCTCGCCTCCCAAGCAAGGAGAAACAAGCAGGCCGATAACGTCTCAGATTGATGCGCCGTCAGAAGATCATAGGCAGTCCGATGGCGACATGGCTGACCGAACGAAAGTCACCATGGAAGTGGAGAAAAACCCCACAACAAATATCATCGATGGTTTGTTGCGTCGTTGGGATATCTTCAGAAACAGATAG
- the LOC121797429 gene encoding BI1-like protein: MHTYTAVSTADVHKVGDIDIESGERLYPGIGHGENLLRWGFIRKVYGILAAQILVTTAVTAATVLYAPINDLLRANSGFLLFLVFTPFILLWPLHIYRQKHPLNLVFLGLFTASMSLTVGVSCANTEGRLVLEALILTSAVVSALTGYTFWAAKKGKDFSFLGPILFTSLFILILTGFIQMVHPLGSTSVAVYSAISAIIFSGYIVYDTEKLIKRFTYDEYIWASVTLYLDVLNLFLTILRMLKQDN, encoded by the exons ATGCACACCTACACAGCCGTCAGTACTGCCGATGTCCACAAGGTCGGAGACATTGACATAGAGTCCGGGGAGCGCCTCTACCCTGGAATCGGCCACGGTGAGAATCTGCTGCGATGGGGATTCATACGCAAAGTCTACGGCATACTGGCGGCGCAGATCCTAGTAACCACCGCAGTCACCGCCGCCACTGTTCTCTACGCTCCGATTAACGACCTCCTTCGCGCCAATTCTGGCTTCCTTCTTTTCCTCGTCTTCACTCCCTTCATCT TGTTGTGGCCACTCCATATCTATCGTCAGAAGCATCCATTGAACTTGGTTTTCCTCGGGCTCTTCACTGCTTCTATGAGTCTAACTGTTGGAGTGAGCTGCGCTAACACTGAAG GAAGACTTGTGCTCGAAGCCTTGATATTGACCTCAGCTGTAGTTTCAGCACTGACTGGCTACACCTTCTGGGCTGCTAAGAAAGGAAAAGACTTCAGCTTTCTAGGACCAATCTTGTTTACTAGCCTGTTCATCTTGATCTTGACCGGTTTTATTCAG ATGGTACACCCGTTGGGATCTACCTCTGTCGCTGTCTACAGCGCGATCAGTGCCATAATCTTCTCTGGATACATTGTTTATGATACTGAGAAACTAATCAAGCGTTTCACATACGACGAGTACATCTGGGCGTCGGTCACCCTTTATCTCGATGTTCTCAACCTGTTCCTTACCATTCTGCGGATGCTGAAACAAGATAACTGA
- the LOC121796968 gene encoding protein DOS2-like, whose product MDFFKSVFSEPTPSPNPSPPTTPTSPAPSWGIGSSLLKTIASKSESLIDNYYKDLQEFSSGIKKETSVIRQAATRAVQDLPTSLESGAAIAQESLEAVGQAIDNVGSTVSDIIGKDLNFSSNDSHLDQSDDDNSVGISASRDAELGFSASVKPYSRIDAMVRAVQCDIRTYIDEVEESGFADWRLGFVLEERRGEIEGLLGEEGAVAEIYSEVVPVKVDEETFWCRYFYRVDRVVRAEEARLRMVKRAISGEEEEELSWDVDDDDGEEDDNGECRFRDEMKEGEEEEEKGKDVEGLGDGDEEKEGGRDGEGGGVSGVKDENESLGGRSVCNEKEASSDGKLGSDISIISSQRSSHADDLGWDEIEDIRSGDESNVDVGKKLVAAEEDDEELTWDIEDDDDHHV is encoded by the coding sequence ATGGACTTCTTCAAATCAGTGTTCTCGGAGCCCACCCCCTCCCCTAACCCTTCCCCCCCAACCACTCCCACTTCTCCCGCCCCATCTTGGGGAATCGGATCCTCCCTCCTCAAAACCATAGCCTCAAAATCCGAATCCTTAATCGACAACTACTACAAAGATCTCCAGGAATTCAGCTCCGGTATCAAGAAGGAGACCTCCGTCATCCGCCAAGCCGCCACCCGCGCCGTCCAAGACCTTCCCACCAGCCTCGAGTCCGGCGCCGCCATCGCCCAGGAGTCGCTCGAGGCCGTGGGTCAGGCGATTGACAACGTGGGCTCCACAGTCTCCGACATAATCGGTAAGGATTTGAACTTTTCCTCAAATGATAGTCATTTGGATCAAAGCGATGATGACAATAGCGTAGGAATTAGTGCTAGCCGTGATGCGGAATTGGGTTTTAGTGCTAGTGTTAAGCCATATAGTAGGATTGATGCCATGGTTCGCGCCGTGCAATGTGATATCCGTACTTATATTGATGAAGTGGAGGAGAGTGGCTTTGCCGATTGGAGGTTGGGATTTGTGTTGGAGGAGAGGAGGGGGGAGATTGAGGGGCTGCTCGGAGAGGAGGGCGCGGTCGCTGAGATTTACAGCGAGGTTGTGCCGGTTAAGGTTGATGAGGAGACGTTTTGGTGCAGGTACTTTTATCGGGTTGATAGGGTTGTGAGAGCGGAGGAGGCCAGATTGAGGATGGTGAAGAGGGCCATTTCcggggaggaagaggaggaattgAGTTGGGATGTCGATGACGATGATGGGGAGGAGGATGATAATGGTGAATGTAGGTTTAGAGATGAGATGAAGGAgggtgaggaggaggaggagaagggaAAAGATGTGGAAGGTTTGGGGGATGGAGATGAAGAAAAGGAAGGAGGAAGGGATGGCGAAGGTGGTGGTGTGTCGGGTGTAAAGGATGAAAATGAGAGTTTGGGGGGGAGATCAGTGTGCAATGAGAAGGAGGCTTCATCTGATGGGAAGCTAGGGAGTGATATCTCGATCATCTCAAGCCAACGGTCATCACACGCGGACGATCTTGGATGGGACGAGATTGAAGATATTAGGAGTGGTGATGAGAGCAATGTTGATGTTGGGAAGAAGTTGGTTGCTGCGGAGGAAGATGATGAAGAGCTCACTTGGGATattgaagatgatgatgaccaCCATGTTTAA